One Dunckerocampus dactyliophorus isolate RoL2022-P2 chromosome 15, RoL_Ddac_1.1, whole genome shotgun sequence genomic window, GAAGCTCCTGAAGGCCAGCAGAGCGTCCCGACTCTTCTTGGTGCGCATGAGGAACCCGTGGGGAACCACAGACTGGACAGGTGCTTGGAGTCAGCGGTGAGAGGAATCACTACTGTGGGGAATTACAGCTTTGCTGATGTTAAATGGACAGTTTTACAGTTTTCCTTCCTTCCATTTACAACCTCGGGCTTATTTTCATAAAAGCATGAAAGTAGACAGCTGCTCTGTGGATTAGATGCAaaacaatgtgtaaaaaaaacaaaacctggaTGCCTGCAAATTTGCGATTCACATTTGTGGCCTGCATattcacttaatattttttctttctgtttgtgGGAAAACCCCAGAAGAAAACAGAAAAGCCATCTCCTTCCTAAATCCTAAAATAGGCAATAATTCATAAACATGATAATAAAAGGCTAGACTGTGagtccgattccatctgttctccTGTCAATCAtctttcattattattcattagtgGTACTTATAAAGGTTACCACttaaataagtgtgtgaggcacagaCGTAATGTGTTTTTACCGTCCAAAAACAACGTTCTACTATATTCAATTGACAGATGGTCAAGCACTATGACCAAGCGGGAAAACGTCCGCTCAAGCTGAAGTCTGTCTCCCTTAAGACTGCCCCTTGCTCATCGACTGGCTCTGTCGTTTCTTGCTAACATGTGATTGGCCGACCCACTGTCGCTCCATGATCGCCTGGACTTGCACAATGCATAGGGGTATTTTTTAGTTGGTTGGTTCTGTGTTCATGTTCCACTATAAattgttaacatgttggccgtTTGTGCTGCCTGGGTCACATCAAAAGTCTAAAAAGCCGAAAGATTTCGCCCGAATggtgaaaacagcaaaaaagaacACCAGAGTAACATATGCCCTCCGTTCATCTGTCAAGGTCGAGATACATTGTTAACGTAAACTagctggaaaaacaaacaaaaaagtctaaaaaacaTACACTTCCGTTTCACGCCATAGTGGGACAGCTccttttattttctgtgtgtacaCGACTCCTTCAGAGGGCGCACAGCCCACCTTCGCAAATGctttctcctccgatttcagataaACATTTGCGATAAAAGTGACACGTTAGTTTCAGCTGTCTGTCTCTCTTTAATTGTCATTGTTTGCTTGtgatgaaggaagctaacaagctaataaACAGTCAGTGAGTGCCATGGCTGCTCAGGGAGTTGACTCTCCGGAAAACACCGCCCCTGGTGTTTCGGTAGAGAATTGCATGCTGCGTGCTCAACCCAGACGAAGAGCTATAACCGGATCAAAATGGCCTTGGAGAGGAGGAAGTAGTGACTACGCAGGATATAATCCAGGCTCtagagagtaaaaaaaaaggcactgtTGTGGGTGCGTCTATTATTTGCAAATACTCGCTATTCACAGGGGTAACATCCGTGAATAGCGGGGACAGTATTGCATTTTCATCCATTTTCCTTGTGCGTTGACATCGCTATTCTTGCAGGtcgcagcagtggcagcagatGAGCCGTGCAGAGAAGGAGAAGATGGGACTTGTGGTTCGGGACGTTGGCGAGTTCTGGTAGCGTGTCACGTCTTACTTTATTTGGAATGTAGACTGTGGCAAattataaatgtaatgtaaacatgactgtcacatgagAGGTCTAGAAATGTAAAATTGGATGCTGTACATGAACTGTCATGTTGTTTGTGGAGTACACCTATTTGTCCACTTGAGGGTGTAGACTTATACTGTAGTTATATGTACTTCTCTATCCTCTCCTGACTTCAGGATGGACTTTGAGGACTTCTGTCGTTACTTTACGGATGTGGTAGTGTGCCGCCTGGTGGAGAGGGCTTTCCTGTGGACTAGCTCCCACTGGAGAGAGGTGCGCTGCTTTGGAGAGTGGTCCCCAGCGCCATCCTCGCCCGACTGGCCTCCATCAGCTGCCTGCATGCTGAGCTGGAGGAAGGACAACCAGGTTGGGGAGTTTCATGGTGGAGAAAAGCGaccaaaaaaagtgtcaaagaATGAAGGCGATGATGGGGAGGAGCTAAATGGAGGATGGGAGGTCCACATGGACAAGAGGAGCCGGTGTGGAGGATGCATCAACCACAAGGACACTTTCCTGCACAATCCACAGGTAAACAAACAAGGAATCTTCTGAAATGTGCCAGAAGCTTGAAGCTTCTCCCTCCTCTAGTTCATGTTTGAGGTGCGAAAGCACGAGGAGGAGGTGCTCATGTGTCTGCAGCAGGAGGACCAGAGGATACGCAGGAAGGATGGGGGAGGCGACAATCTGCCAATTGGATTTGAGGTGCTAAAGGTAAGAAGCGGTGGACGACCACAACCACCTTCCAGGACAGCAGAGACCTTTCATTTACTTGTCCCTGCTCAGGTGGAAGTGAACCGCTGCAGCCGAGTGCAGCGTGTGGTGGAGCAGGCGGCCAGCTCCATCTACATGGACTCTCGCAGCATCACACTGAAGGTCACTCTGGCGCCGGGCCGCTACGTGGTGCTGCCCACCACCTTTCTGCCGGGCGCCAACGGACGTTTCCTTGTTCGTCTCTTCTCTCACTCCCATATCCAACTCAGGTGTGGACACATTTTCCCCAATTAGAGTATTTTTCTAAGTGTCAGAGGTCTCACAATAGTGTATGGTCCAAAATCTAGccctgatgctggaatttagttgGTGAGAATGTACTTGTAGTATGCCCCACACTGTGTCTGTAGCTttgatgctaatgagctgtgtttgtccacatctGTTTCCAAGAAGCGCTAATGTGCACTTTATCACTTTTTACATACTCACTGCAACACTGCACTTGTACAATGTAACAGATGCCATTtttcacatacaacaacgtaacgttaaggcaggggtgtccgtGCTTTTTcctgcgagggccacatagttaaaaatgaaaggatgcaagggtcactttgatattttgtgaagcaacacCGGTAGATACTGAGATTAGCTGGTGACCagttcagctgggataggctccagcgaccctaatgaggacaagcggcatagaaaatgaatgaacacaggtagatatgctaagacgttataaatatttaaagaaaaacctgcatctcagctttgtgatatagttgaAAAAGTTGATATAGTTGATTAATATCAACTTGTCTCTTTTTCACggcttttgctgtattttcttttattttccaaaaatgtcaactttcttcttaaataatctttattcccatattataacttttcccctgGCTCGTTTTCCCAAAaatacttcattttgttttgtttctcataatacaacttaaaaaaaaaatatatatatatttatatatttatatatatatatatataaaaaggtaTTTGAATAGTTTAACGcaatgcttctaaaatgacggtatttttactcataatattaatttattctcgtaaaattgcaacctttcatcagaaaacgacttttttctttgaatattttaactttattcacataaaattacagctgtttttccatttctgctgttgttgttttttatttgtcactattacaaatttattcttgtaaaatttcttctcatagtattatgactttattcccgtaatattttgaccttattcccatcatattataactttttcctcaacttaattttccaaaaatgacaactttttttgtggttctgctaattttaaaaattattatttaaaaatatattctttttttcctttaatttttcaactgtatgctacgttattctcataaaattatggctTTCATTAAATTccagcttttttctcttgatagtttcactttattcttgtaaattactgctgattcttCCATGTTTGtggctgtatttatttattttttcaacttgttaaattatattttgagaatgtgctgcgggccaataaaaagacagctgtgggctgtaaatggcccccgggctgcactttggacacatctGCGATAAGGCGTGCAACAAGAGGACTCAAACGCTAGCGACGCTAGCGTATAGCTATAGGAGCTACGGTGCTAATTACACATTTTaagagcaacatcatgctagtttAGCCTACGCGCTTCACCGGAACTTCAAAGCAAGCATCTGAGCCCCTCATCTCTCAAAAGTAGGGACAATTATGGATTCACACATTTGGTGGCACATATTACtggtagaacatcattaaaaagtcacttttgtgtaaaagtaatgtcttttttgtgtgtttatttaggGAGCTGAAGGATGATTTACCGTCTCCCTCCTGGTTCCAGTGTCTTTTACCTCAGCCCACCGTGGTGACCACAGTCCACCTCCAGAGGGCGACAGGACTCTGCCCCCCTAAACAgacaggtggctcctcccacaaCTCCAATTGTGCTTTTCAAAATAAGTTTGTGAAAACGTAACCTGCAGAGATTTTTAAGTTCCTTGCGTCTTGCAGCTCCAGATGTTTACGCCATCATTCGATGTGAGAGGGCCACCATCAGGACTCGGGTGTTCAAGGCTGAAGGAAACCCAGAATTCAACCTGAGGAGCATCTTTTACAGAAGATACCCTGACGCTCACATCTCAGTCGAGGTTTGACGCATTCCTCTGCCCTCACActatcaacacacacaaacacaagcttgtgtgtgtgttgtgtgcagcTGTGGAGCAGAGGCCTGCTGTGGGACTCCATCCTGGGCCGGGCCAGACTCCACCCAGCGGAGACTGAGAAGAGACAAGAGCACGTGATGGAGCTACGAGGTGGCCAGTCGGGCTCACGAGGCTGCATCTGTGTTGAGACATCCTCCAGCGTCTGTTTGACAGAACTGTAACACAGCGGGGCCTTTACGGAGGCAACAAGGACTCTGGAGTGTTTTCATGTCAATTctacaatatttaaaatatgcCAAAATTCATCAATGTGGCTTTTTTACACCTggtatttattgttgttatttaatTGTAGCTAATTGATTTAGGATGAAACAGTTGAAACAAGCTGACTCACAAATAAAACACGACTTTGACCTCCACCAAGTATGTTTCTGTGTGCCTTTCGGTTTAAAACGTGAATTCCATTTACATTTTGGAGTTCTtcatgaaaatacaaaaaataaatttaaaaaaatcaagcaTTCAGATGCTTCCAGCTGtacaaatgttttcattttcatacaTCAACCAGGAAATATTGTCATTCTGATTGACGAGGAGCTGGTTTGTCTCATTGGGCCTGAGGTTACTCACTCCTACACactatatttaaatttaaaaaatgatgtttgCACATCGAGACGActtatttaattgtctttgtgTGCTTTGCTGTATCTGTGAATGCTTAATCATTCAAATATAATTAtaacaaatgtttttcttttacaatTTCTCATGGACAGTCTGGATTAAATTATGTGCAGTTAATGACAGTGTAAAAATTGGAGTTATTTTcatgattgatcatttattaGTTTCACACGCAAGCGTCCGCGCCTCGCGTCGCTCGTGCGTGCTGACGTCATCATGTGCCTGCCACGCCTGGTAAAGTGAGGTCCCACGCCGAAACCCTGCAGGAGGTCAATCACAGCCTAATCTCAGGTAAGCGCAAACCCAACGACGTGCTAATCGAAAGTGTATGTTTATGTTAGAACCCGGAAGTAGGTGCTGTTGTCTAAGTGTAACGTGGTACTGAAATTCATCATTGTTTTCTCCTAACAGTTGTGCTTTCTTTTCATTCACTTTTTTCCCTTTGTAACTtgtttaactaaaaaaaaaatgacattctgTTGTATATCACATTGCTTATTTACTTCCTACTTTAGTTAAAAGCTGTTTACCTCGTGCGAGTGCAGAAAGATCACGATAAACAAGCGATAGCTAATAATGTCATCAATGTATATGATGTGAtgaaataaatgtgtgtgtaaacatcCCTCCCCCCCAGTCCACCTGTAGATTATTAATAAGGTGGAGAGGTGACGCTCCTGAACGCCCCACACTTGCATCCGTACCTGTAACGTCGGTCAAACTGGATTTGCTGGGAATGCCGTCCAACCGCTTCCATCTGTGCAACTCACTGCACTGCCGCCATGTCTGCTTTttttaagccaggggtgtccaaacatgtTCCACCAGTGTACAGTACCCCACAAAAGTGGGTACACCCCTCAAatgtctgcaaatattttattgatggaacaacactgaagaaatgacacGTTAGTGTAATGTAAAGTAACGTCAAGCTACGGTAACGTAAAGCTTTGGTAACCGTGTAAATGTACTGTCCCCTCAAAGTAACTCAGCACACAACCATTAATGTAAACCGCTAGTAACAAACAAGTGAAATTGTCCAAGTTAGCTTTTTGCCCTCCCCGGTGTCATGTGACGTGTTGGTGTTactcaggtgtgaatggggagtaAGTGTGTTAAATTGGTGTTATCGCTCTCGCAGACGTTCaggacatttcatccaaaaagaactcatTTAAAGCATTCAGACGTTTATGACCGTGCCTCTTACAATCATCGGGATTGTGtatcgttaggaaccggaatcgaaacgaggaatcggGATCGGAACCGGAATTGTTCCAACTCAAACGATGCCCAATGCTGTAGTTCTTTGTGAAACATCACTTCCATCTCCTTCTGGAGACCGGTTTCAGTTATGAAACgtgtaaaaaaaccaaaaaaacccagtAAATATTTACACAGGAAGTGTTATTTTCCAcagcaaaaataacaagattaacatgtgttttggtgtcatgagcgcACAGCATTATAGGACAACCGGTTTTTATGGCCAAGTGTTTAacagacaaataaaaatgtgcctttttcTGGGCATCCCACTCATGTCTTCAAAGACGGACATCCCTCAGGTCTGCCAGCCAGCTGGTAGCCTGGCtgactttcattttatttgttttggggatttgtgtgtgtttttggcatgtgCATCATTTGTATTTAGCCTTTGTTTCCAATCCTGCAGTGTTTAGGTGATTGCAGCATTTCacatttgcagcttttttcacgTTTTTTATGGCGTTTGTGTGTCATTTCTGTTTGGCGCGGACGCGATTGCAAATTTACCCCACCGTACCCTCGACGTATTCTACAAATAAACTATTAGTGCgatatatattattagatattgcaCAGATTCTTTTGTCACCTGTCGCAcaaaagctaagatgttttgttcagatagcttagcataaatTGACCTGCATTGGACTGGCTAGTTTTttataatgcacaaaatgtatcaaaggtGTGactgcgagtgtgaatggttgtttgggtttgtgtgccctgtgattggctggcgtccagtccagggtgtacctcacctGGGATGAGCTCCAGCTTTGACCTTAATGAAGACAAGTGGGGCTCTATCTTACTGTAGTGGTCTATGTCGCAGGTGCAGTCATCATCATGTCCAACACAGGCCCCATGCGCTTCATCCTCAATGCCCCCCAACCGTCGACGCCCGTCCTAGGTGAGACCCCTTTACTGGTGCCCCATTACAAATGAAGCTCACATCAGAGTGATGAACATCTCATTTATGCTGCAGTGGCCTTAAAGGTGCTGTTGTGCATCATCCCCATCGCTCAGATCGCCATGGGTGAGTCACGCCGCCAAGCCTGATTTCCCTTAAAACGCACCTCCATGAAGTGTTGTGATGGTGCCGACAGGCGCGGTGCACCTGGACGACTGCCCCCGCCAACACTACATCCCCATCTACCTGATCGTCGTGGGCGTCTTCTTCACAATGCTGGTGCTGCTTGTTTGCCTGCCCTGCGCACAGCAGCCCGAAGATGGGCCCCCGAACCCTCTCTGCCGGTTCTGCCTGGGCTGGAACTCGCTCACGGCGTTGTTCCTCATCTGCTGGTTCATCGCTGGTGAGTGACTCACTGTCAGAACCTTCTCGACGTCTTCCAAGGCTTACTTGACGGATGTCTTCTTTAGGTAATGTGTGGATCTATTCTATTTATGAGCCCAACTACTACAAGAACGTGACAAGTCTGGAGCACTACTGTGACAAGACGCTCTATCTGTTTGCCTTCTGGACCACCACGCTGGTCTACATCCTGGTGGGTCTGGTGGTGGTCATCGGCTTCCTCGTCCTGCTCTTCCTTTACCTGTGCGGCCAGGCGGACCCTGATGACTACATCTAGAGGACCTTTCACCAAAGATTGAGCGTGCCGCTAAGGCATCATGACATTATGGTCGCTGGATGAACTCCATGAAATAAGCTTAGTGGAGCAGTAAGAATATGCATCACTACTGGCAGACGCTTGTTAGGTATTTCTGCGCACAAAACACCAAAATGTTCCTTTAATGGGCTTCTTAATGGGAATTTTTCATGTAATGCACggatgtccaaaccttttccactgagggccacataaagAAACATGTAAGGATTCGGGGGCgtattttgatacattttgcgttttaaagatactaaaaccaatccaatttATTTATCACTGTATGCTGATCTATATGAACCACACATCTTAGCTTTTAgcgacaaagcaaatgagtgtaatttctaataatattctcattaataatgaattcattcacCGCGGGTGAAAAATAGCcacccaggctgcactttggacattccAGATCTAGAGCCTCCAATTCCAGTGCCTGtttttggggatgtgggaggattctgtgtgtgtgtttttattttattgccaaataaaaaggaaagggtcgacaaaaaaggaaataataCATGAGGGGGAGTTGTTCAAAGCAGAAATGGTCCAACCTCTGACTGGTGTTGTTAAAACCTATACAAAACGTTTCTTTTTACGATTTTTGgtcttttaaataaatatgggacatttgtttttttcttggccctcattctaaaaatacaattacacaagaaaactaaaaaagaaaccACTACAGCgataagtggaaaaaaagactAATACGCCATGTCACTAATAACAAAAAGCTGTTCTGGTCCTGCAGTACCGCTTCCAGGCCACTAGATGCCCCTCTGCGCCATTTAAACTCCAGTATGCTGCTCACGACCAAACAAATCACATACAATACTTTATTGATTGTACATTAATTTTTCCAGTTACAAAATTAACataatttacattgaaaataaaaaaatacactcacAATGTATGCTTTATTATTGTTTCTTGAAGGTATAGAAACAAGCATCTTGCTGGatagtacagtatatcatgtTATATTGGGTGTTTGATGCTGTCCCAGTAATGTCAGCATGCTTTTCGAGACAGGGTGGCGAGCGCTTTGGCGTGCACGGGCTTGTAGAGGAGGGTGAAGCTGGAAGGGGTCAGGACGCCTTTGCCCTGTGCATCCACCTTTCCCATCAGCACGTAGTTTTGACCTGAGGACGACACGGTTGACTAGATATTAGGGGTGCTGGCCATTCACTGATTTTaaaaaagcctttaaaaagCAAGACCTGGCAATTCCACTTTTGGCAGCAAATACCTTCAATgttccaatcttattttgttgcaAAGCTTTGAACCCATGAAACAATCCAAACTTGTTTTAACTGCACGGGAGGTAGTTCTCTCAAAAAGAAATTAAAAGTTTAGAAAATTGCTGTCCATACTACTAAATTATAGCAATTcctttagtgttttgtttttgagattttaaaaacaaacaaaacttgcacaacAAGTTACGCTGCAAACCTGATTTGAgcccatccatccgtccattcattttctatgccgcttatcctctgatttgagcctcttaccaaaaataaattgCACAGCAACCAAAAATGGCTGCTCGTCCAATGCCATGAACGCTATCATTTTCCTTCTAGTAGCTTTactcttttcactgctcataagcGCTAATAGCAGGCCGCTGCCTAGCTCTTTGCTCCGGCTATCTTTAGGTTTTAGCTAGCTTTAGCTGCCAGTCTGGCAGAACAAAAGGAGGTGGAGGTAGATaagatcggtatcggccaatcgCTGATACCCCAAATTAAGGGAATGGGCACCTGCTGGCCAATCGAACTTACTAAattcagtggaaccttgattagcaTCATAATCAtagtttgttccagaaggtctgactctaaccaaaatggatgctaaccgaatccatttttcatgagttatttttttaattcaatggtgtttctcacctcagtaacacAAAATAGAGACCAAGAAAGTAGCAAGCTAtgcagcatttgataaagaaggtgggaaacactatttgattcaagaaataagtcatgacAAAACGGGCAGAtggtgtgtgtgctgtgtgatGTCTCACTtctacatcgtgtctttggcaataGTCATGGCTTCAATGCAGGTAAACGTAACGTCATTTgcccctttcattcatcatttttatacatttacaattgtttcctgcatttaaaactataattgtaaaactatgaaaacatgttttgtgttaacatttttgagagccaACCGCTGATGAAATCAAAGACAGGTAACGTAATTGACTTCAGGTTCTggttgtcattttattagcaacTTAAGGTTcgacattaactgaaaaacacggtAACCGGGGCAGATGCTAACCGATGTTCCACTGTTGTCCTATTGCTCAGCAAATAAGGAAAGGCAACGGTTGTTGTCGTACCTTTGGTCAGCCCTGGGCATCTCTTGCAGGTTGCGGTCAGTTTGACGGTGGCAGCTGGCCCTGGTTTGGTTATGTTCAGTTTTCCAGTCTTATGGGCCTTGATGAGGGCCACCTCCACTGTGGCGGAACctcttaaaccaggggtcacggCTGTAATCTTTCCTGTAATGACTACaaagagaaaaacaacaacacagtcgGTATGGCATTTATGATTGTGGTATATTTGTTTTacacatgcttaacaagttactaGCTGTACATGAAAGgggtagttcggattttttgacatgaagttgtatgacatccccatcagtagtgtactacatcaacagtgacaccCCCCCCCAATATAATAtagtcatgattttttttgaggagacatttttatgatgcaaatgtactacTCTCTTGAGCgcttattgttttgagaagccaaactctttattaaatgaccccagcaactaagcggagctacgttcctcatcacggaaatccgaccagaattggactcacgggaccaagtgggggataTGTGGGGgatcactgttgatgtactaaactgctgatggggatgttacacaacttcatgtcaaaaaatgtgaactatccctttaagcaacATCTAcggtggccgagaagtgcaaaacacgtgaacaaacaacaaaccaaattacaattacaccatCCGGAAAGGGAATGTACGGTGCCAAATCCCAGAGTTATTGAAGTGATAACATTTGGATCAATCGGCTCTGGGGAGTTGGTACATTCCTTTTCtggtctgtgtaggctctcagtcgtacaggagttgtccatcgagggaaaggcttcttgagacgtcatctgtacttctgtgaagaaggtgtcggacgtttcgctcctcatccgaagagcttcgtcagcgaactaataagtgctggtagcctagaccttaaatacagtaagagtgggcagaattggtgtgccaacaccctccttctattggttcctcacactaagcctgggcggagttgtggtctaatcctctcctgacaTTAGCCTCTCCGATAAAAAGGGAAGTGtcactccctgagttgggtatgaatgtctctgatactggctcattagcatctattgttctggctcggccctggcttcacctcatttgcaagactaagagctgtgggttttggtctcagtaacctgctgaacacagggtccaaattaaac contains:
- the LOC129168393 gene encoding calpain-5-like, coding for MSEQVTDFQGQSFHKLRRACLRRGALFKDPVFPATAQSLFYKRAPPPGVTWKRPREICKDPRLFVDGISTRDLHQGSLGNCWMVAAISCLASEPTLWKKVIPDHTDQEWNPKCQDLYAGIFHFRFWRFGRWLDVVVDDRLPVSEDGMLLFCRSATPREFWSALLEKAYAKLNGCYEALEGGNTAEALIDFTGGVSEPLSLDREALIRHSDQRKALFQMLAKAYEHKALITCSIRPADGETVESVLDCGLVRGHAYGVTAVRKVWLGEKLLKASRASRLFLVRMRNPWGTTDWTGAWSQRSQQWQQMSRAEKEKMGLVVRDVGEFWMDFEDFCRYFTDVVVCRLVERAFLWTSSHWREVRCFGEWSPAPSSPDWPPSAACMLSWRKDNQVGEFHGGEKRPKKVSKNEGDDGEELNGGWEVHMDKRSRCGGCINHKDTFLHNPQFMFEVRKHEEEVLMCLQQEDQRIRRKDGGGDNLPIGFEVLKVEVNRCSRVQRVVEQAASSIYMDSRSITLKVTLAPGRYVVLPTTFLPGANGRFLVRLFSHSHIQLRELKDDLPSPSWFQCLLPQPTVVTTVHLQRATGLCPPKQTAPDVYAIIRCERATIRTRVFKAEGNPEFNLRSIFYRRYPDAHISVELWSRGLLWDSILGRARLHPAETEKRQEHVMELRGGQSGSRGCICVETSSSVCLTEL
- the LOC129168398 gene encoding transmembrane protein 272-like, producing MSNTGPMRFILNAPQPSTPVLVALKVLLCIIPIAQIAMGAVHLDDCPRQHYIPIYLIVVGVFFTMLVLLVCLPCAQQPEDGPPNPLCRFCLGWNSLTALFLICWFIAGNVWIYSIYEPNYYKNVTSLEHYCDKTLYLFAFWTTTLVYILVGLVVVIGFLVLLFLYLCGQADPDDYI